The following are encoded together in the Theileria orientalis strain Shintoku DNA, chromosome 1, complete genome genome:
- a CDS encoding transketolase subunit yields MINFSKKLIGKVMPRSLFSLSRGFATLTPKGPTKEMNMCTAINDALHISMAEDPTTCVFGEDVAFGGVFRCSVGLKDRFGESRVFNTPISESGIVAFGIGMAAAGHNAIAEIQFADYIFPAFDQIVNEAAKFRYRSGGAWDVGKLTMRSTWGAVGHGGLYHSQSPESQFAHAAGLKIVVPRGAYQAKGLLLSSIRDPNPVIFFEPKMLYRLSVDQVPVEDYEIELSKAEVVKEGKDVTLVGYGTSVGVMLKAAKMAEEQHGLSAEVIDLQTVFPWDVEAVENSVNKTRKLLVTHEAPKTLGMGSEIAATITERCFYKLEAPVKRVCGYDTPFPLVYEKFYLPNEYKLLDAMLELCK; encoded by the exons atgattaatttttcaaaaaaattGATTGGCAAGGTTATGCCAAGGAGCCTATTCTCGCTGTCTCGAGGATTTGCCACCCTCACACCTAAGGGGCCGACGAAGGAGATGAACATGTGTACGGCCATCAACGACGCCCTCCACATCTCAATGGCAGAGGACCCAAC GACGTGCGTCTTTGGTGAAGACGTGGCCTTCGGGGGTGTATTCAGGTGCTCAGTGGGTCTTAAAGACCGCTTCGGAGAAAGCAGAGTCTTCAACACGCCGATCTCAGAGAGC GGTATTGTTGCATTCGGCATTGGAATGGCGGCAGCCGGCCACAACGCGATAGCGGAAATTCAGTTTGCAGACTACATTTTCCCAGCATTCGACCAG ATTGTCAACGAAGCAGCCAAGTTCCGTTACAGGTCCGGAGGCGCCTGGGATGTCGGAAAGTTGACGATGAGGTCAACCTGGGGAGCAGTTGGACACGGAGGCCTGTACCACTCACAGTCGCCCGAATCGCAATTTGCTCACGCGGCCGGGTTGAAGATAGTGGTCCCAAGAGGGGCATACCAGGCGAAGGGGCTCCTCCTGAGCTCAATTCGAGACCCGAACCCAGTGATATTCTTCGAGCCTAAGATGCTGTACAGACTCTCAGTGGATCAAGTGCCAGTGGAAGATTACGAAATTGAGTTGTCAAAAGCGGAAGTGGTGAAGGAGGGCAAAGAT GTCACCCTTGTCGGATATGGTACCTCAGTTGGAGTTATGCTGAAGGCGGCAAAGATGGCAGAGGAGCAGCACGGACTCAGCGCAGAGGTGATTGACCTGCAGACGGTGTTCCCGTGGGACGTGGAGGCCGTGGAAAACTCGGTCAATAAGACGAGGAAGTTGCTGGTGACGCACGAGGCACCGAAAACGCTGGGCATGGGGTCGGAAATAGCTGCGACGATAACGGAAAGGTGCTTCTACAAGCTCGAGGCGCCGGTGAAGAGGGTCTGCGGCTACGACACGCCCTTCCCACTGGTCTACGAGAAGTTCTACCTCCCCAACGAGTATAAGCTCTTGGACGCAATGTTGGaactgtgtaaataa
- a CDS encoding threonyl-tRNA synthetase has translation MLSINIICSTCAIFIFCKIVEPRKGFVFYSLNLLFFCLTLLSLKDIKLLQSCAHSVARLRHPSFIGNLLDSRFYHKGVRLNSYCKMGNESKVILDTSHKVVSDPAGFKLQANPEFIKQRLDLFSKLYQIQQEKLKENVSEDITLTLITEEGEKLIFGKSYLTTPHDLLNLLEKKAAKKVVVASVLYDNGQSENFADVDEDNLEVSEWVLWDLKRPLEGSCKVKLLDFNSDQGKHVYWHSSAHILGSALETLYGGYLTIGPALSPGFYYDVYLGNNSIKPEDVKPLIEQVDKLANSNSPFERLVCTKEEALELMKYNPFKVQLIKSKVPDGQNTVCYRCGDFVDLCRGPHILTTSMVRANSFDITKISSSYWLSNSLSDTLQRVYGISFPEKDQLKEYKRKIEEAKQRDHRLIGTNQNLFYFDTVHSPGSCFWLPHGAKIYNRLVELLRDNYRIRGYQEVITPNIYSCDLWKQSGHYENYKENMYLFNCEDSEWGMKPMNCPGHCLMFKHLFLSYKQLPLRLADFGVLHRNELTGSLSGLTRVRRFQQDDAHIFCTREQIMDEVLDLLNFISKVYSLFDFRYEFKLSTKPAKALGDADLWEVAEKSLEEALNRSGNKWTLNPGDGAFYGPKIDIVLFDCLDREHQCGTIQLDFNLPIRFNLEYRDKSESGTENVRCGFNRPVIIHRAILGSIERFVAIVLEQTKGKLPFWLSPNQVLIMPITDKQVPYAEELWDRLNRLGYNVEIDKTNNTINKKIKFGQQQRWNYMAIVGDREVETRTVSLRPRDTDDQNVMSVDEFVKLLESQQLNVTNYYTSHQQQITHVNNSKYYMTPTSSISVI, from the exons atgcTGAgtataaacataatatgTTCAACCTGCGCGATCTTTAtattctgtaaaatagttgAACCCAGAAAAGGTTTTGTTTTCTACTCACTCAATctactatttttttgtttaacgCTGCTGTCACTTAAAGATATTAAATTGTTGCAGAGTTGTGCTCATTCAGTTG CACGCTTACGTCATCCTTCCTTTATTGGTAATCTACTGGATTCAAGATTCTACCACAAGGGAGTTCGCTTAAACAGTTACTGTAAAATGGGAAACGAATCTAAGGTTATTTTGGACACATCGCACAAAGTCGTGAGTGATCCGGCAGGTTTCAAGCTTCAGGCAAACCCTGAGTTCATAAAGCAGAGACTAGACCTTTTTTCAAAGCTGTACCAGATTCAGCAGGAGAAACTGAAGG AAAACGTATCTGAGGACATTACGCTGACGCTGATaactgaagaaggagagaAGCTGATATTCGGCAAGTCGTACCTGACGACGCCTCACGATCTGTTGAATTTGCTGGAGAAGAAAGCGGCGAAGAAGGTCGTGGTTGCAAGC GTGCTCTACGATAACGGCCAGAGTGAGAATTTTGCGGACGTGGACGAAGACAATCTGGAGGTTTCAGAGTGGGTGCTCTGGGACCTGAAGAGGCCGCTAGAAGGCTCGTGCAAGGttaagctgctggactTCAACTCTGACCAGGGAAAGCACGTGTACTGGCACTCGTCGGCGCACATCCTGGGCAGCGCACTCGAGACGCTGTACGGAGGCTACCTGACCATCGGGCCGGCTCTGTCGCCAGGGTTCTACTACGACGTGTACCTGGGAAACAAC AGCATAAAGCCCGAGGACGTAAAGCCTCTCATAGAGCAGGTGGACAAGTTGGCAAACTCCAACAGTCCCTTTGAAAGACTGGTTTgcacgaaggaggaggcgcTGGAGCTGATGAAGTATAACCCCTTCAAGGTCCAGCTGATAAAGAGCAAGGTGCCCGACGGGCAGAACACGGTGTGTTATCGGTGCGGAGACTTTGTGGACCTGTGCAGAGGCCCGCACATACTGACGACCTCGATGGTGAGGGCGAACTCTTTCGACATCACGAAGATATCGTCCTCATACTGGCTGTCAAACTCGCTCTCAGACACGCTGCAGAGAGTGTACGGAATATCGTTTCCAGAGAAGGACCAGCTCAAGGAGTATAAACGGAAAATAGAGGAGGCGAAGCAGCGCGACCACAGACTCATCGGCACGAATCAGAACCTGTTCTACTTCGACACGGTGCACTCGCCAG GCTCATGCTTCTGGCTGCCTCACGGAGctaaaatatacaacagGCTGGTTGAACTGCTGAGG GACAACTATCGTATACGGGGCTACCAGGAGGTGATCACCCCCAACATATACTCGTGCGACCTGTGGAAACAGTCGGGCCACTACGAAAACTACAAGGAGAACATGTACCTGTTCAACTGCGAGGACAGCGAATGGGGAATGAAGCCGATGAACTGTCCAGGCCACTGCCTGATGTTCAAGCACCTCTTCCTGTCCTATAAGCAGCTGCCGCTCAGGCTGGCAGACTTCGGAGTGCTCCACCGCAACGAGTTGACGGGCTCCCTGTCCGGCCTGACCAGAGTGCGGCGGTTCCAGCAGGACGACGCGCACATTTTCTGCACCAGGGAGCAGATCATGGACGAGGTGCTGGACCTGTTGAACTTCATCAGCAAGGTCTACTCGCTCTTCGACTTCAGATACGAGTTTAAGCTGTCCACGAAGCCAGCAAAGGCGTTAG GCGATGCTGACCTCTGGGAGGTGGCGGAGAAGTCACTGGAGGAGGCGTTGAATAGATCCGGGAACAAGTGGACGCTCAACCCGGGCGACGGGGCCTTCTACGGGCCCAAGATCGACATTGTCCTCTTCGACTGCCTCGACAGGGAGCACCAGTGCGGAACCATTCAGCTGGACTTTAACCTGCCCATCCGCTTCAACCTCGAGTACCGCGACAAGAGCGAAAGCGGCACCGAGAACGTCAGGTGCGGCTTCAACAGGCCCGTGATCATCCACAGAGCCATACTCGGCTCAATCGAGCGCTTCGTCGCCATCGTGCTGGAGCAGACCAAGGGGAAGTTGCCCTTCTGGCTCTCCCCGAACCAGGTGCTCATCATGCCCATCACCGACAAGCAGGTCCCCTACGCCGAGGAGCTCTGGGACAGACTCAACCGCCTCGGCTACAACGTCGAGATCGACAAGACCAACAACACCATCAACAAGAAGATCAAGTTCGGCCAGCAGCAGCGTTGGAACTACATGGCGATCGTCGGCGACCGCGAGGTGGAGACCCGCACGGTCTCCCTGAGACCCAGGGACACTGACGACCAGAACGTCATGTCCGTCGACGAGTTCGTGAAGCTCCTCGAGTCACAGCAGCTGAA CGTAACTAATTATTACACATCACACCAACAGCAAATAACACATGTAAACAACAGCAAATATTACATGACACCAACATCAAGCATATCAGTAATCTAA